A region from the Desulfomarina profundi genome encodes:
- a CDS encoding glycosyltransferase — protein MKKKEIDLSLVIPIYNEAENLRELIRRCLLVCRQLNRSFEIILVNDGSRDDSARLIADATKTAGNNITGIFLNRNYGQHAAVIAGMTRSRGNIVITLDADLQNPPEEIPKLLREIEKGFDVVGTIRTNRCDSLFRKFFSGIVNSAVRRATGVMMHDYGCMLRGYRRPVIEAILQCRERSTFIPILANSFAGSTSEISVQHQPRKNGESKYSIFKLISLQFDLLTSMSTFPLRLLSFLGTVIALSGMTFGAFLMVMRFLMGAAWAAHGVFTLFAVLFVFIGAQFIGLGLLGEYIGRIYQDVRARPRYHIQSILTEQQQDNPPVSNKPDRILSEYPVNTEKKSYENCYTCLS, from the coding sequence ATGAAGAAAAAAGAAATTGATCTTTCCCTGGTAATCCCCATCTACAACGAGGCGGAAAACCTGCGGGAGCTAATAAGGCGCTGCCTGCTGGTCTGCAGACAGTTGAACCGCTCTTTTGAGATTATCCTGGTCAACGACGGAAGCAGGGATGATTCAGCTCGCCTGATTGCCGATGCCACGAAAACAGCGGGCAACAATATCACCGGTATATTCCTGAACCGGAACTATGGCCAGCACGCAGCCGTTATAGCAGGAATGACCCGGAGCAGGGGAAATATTGTTATTACTCTCGACGCCGACCTGCAGAATCCGCCCGAAGAGATCCCGAAACTGCTGCGGGAAATAGAAAAAGGTTTTGATGTTGTCGGTACGATCAGGACCAACCGTTGTGACAGCCTGTTTCGAAAATTCTTTTCCGGTATCGTCAATTCTGCTGTCCGCAGGGCAACAGGTGTGATGATGCATGATTACGGTTGCATGCTGAGGGGTTACAGACGTCCTGTCATAGAAGCCATTCTCCAATGCAGGGAACGTTCCACCTTTATACCTATTCTTGCAAACAGTTTTGCCGGGTCAACCAGTGAAATATCCGTCCAGCATCAGCCGCGAAAGAACGGAGAATCCAAATATTCAATTTTCAAGCTGATCTCGCTGCAGTTTGATCTGTTGACTTCCATGTCAACCTTTCCCCTGAGGCTGCTTTCATTTCTTGGAACCGTAATTGCCCTCAGCGGTATGACGTTCGGCGCCTTTCTCATGGTCATGCGCTTTCTCATGGGTGCCGCCTGGGCTGCCCACGGGGTCTTTACCCTGTTTGCCGTACTCTTTGTCTTTATCGGCGCCCAGTTTATCGGTCTCGGGTTGCTCGGTGAATATATTGGCCGAATTTACCAGGATGTCCGTGCCAGACCACGCTACCATATCCAGTCAATATTGACTGAACAGCAACAGGATAATCCACCCGTCTCAAATAAACCCGACAGGATCCTGTCGGAATACCCCGTTAACACTGAAAAAAAATCCTATGAAAACTGTTATACTTGCCTATCATAA
- a CDS encoding polysaccharide deacetylase family protein: protein MCEIEKTTGLRIDVDTLRGTRQGVPALLEDLARFGIKATFFFSVGPDNMGRHLRRLIRPAFFLKMIRSNGASLYGWDILFRGTFGPGPIIGYRCGDIIRKTAEAGHETGLHAWDHHLWQNKIETLDIGRIYTELTKGKELLEQLTSQPVYCSAAPGWRATDKSLLEKELLKFHYNADCRGTSLFFPKVNGKTLTQPQVPTTLPTYDEVIGRKGITMTTYNDHLLSLIKPDRLNVLTIHAEVEGLYCRQLFREFLAMAQEKNIRFVPLKTILKTDKPLSVSPVTRKKTTGRDGWISQQYQNYQTGTANDT, encoded by the coding sequence ATGTGCGAAATAGAAAAAACGACAGGCCTACGCATTGACGTGGACACCCTGCGCGGCACAAGGCAAGGTGTTCCCGCTCTGCTTGAGGATCTTGCCCGCTTCGGTATTAAGGCAACGTTCTTTTTTTCTGTCGGTCCCGATAATATGGGCAGACACCTCCGGCGTCTTATCAGACCAGCTTTTTTTTTAAAAATGATTCGCAGCAATGGTGCAAGCCTGTACGGCTGGGACATCCTTTTCCGGGGAACTTTCGGACCCGGACCGATAATAGGCTACCGGTGCGGGGACATTATCCGCAAAACCGCCGAAGCCGGACATGAAACAGGCCTCCACGCCTGGGATCACCACCTGTGGCAGAATAAAATAGAAACTCTCGATATCGGCCGAATATACACTGAACTGACAAAGGGTAAAGAACTGCTGGAACAGCTGACATCCCAACCTGTTTACTGTTCTGCTGCACCCGGCTGGCGGGCAACGGACAAAAGCCTGCTTGAAAAAGAATTGCTGAAATTCCACTATAATGCAGACTGTCGCGGAACTTCTCTTTTTTTTCCCAAGGTCAACGGAAAAACACTGACCCAGCCACAGGTACCAACCACCCTGCCGACCTACGATGAGGTTATCGGCAGGAAGGGTATTACAATGACCACCTACAATGATCACCTGCTCTCGCTCATCAAACCGGACAGGCTCAACGTCCTGACAATCCACGCTGAAGTGGAAGGCCTCTACTGCCGGCAACTGTTCAGAGAGTTTCTTGCGATGGCACAGGAAAAAAACATCAGGTTCGTCCCACTTAAAACAATACTGAAAACCGATAAACCGCTGTCTGTTTCGCCTGTAACCAGAAAAAAAACTACAGGGAGGGACGGATGGATTTCCCAACAGTATCAGAATTATCAAACAGGAACAGCCAATGACACGTAA
- the arnA gene encoding bifunctional UDP-4-amino-4-deoxy-L-arabinose formyltransferase/UDP-glucuronic acid oxidase ArnA, giving the protein MKTVILAYHNIGCAGIRALARHGFDIQAVFTHKDDNRENIWFDSVVETAVEKSLPVYAPDNINHPLWVERIRKMSPDIIFSFYYRTLLCKEILALPSKGCINLHGSLLPRYRGRCPVNWVLINGEEKTGVTLHYMERQPDRGDIIAREEVAISRGDTAFTLHGKLTKAATHLLDKTLPLISRDQITATPQESADASYFGGRGPTDGEIDWRKTGEEIYNLIRAVTRPYPGAFSYLGDRKVLFWTVSVADKQPLNSAGTVLSTTPLRIACGDGSLVVHTGQTEKGLYVSGNQLAEELGLAVGMKFGRKISPGNNEKKKKHVLILGADGFIGNHLSERLLASGRYEVHAMDLENKSINRLQGVPGFHFSEGDISIHREWIEYHVRKCDIILPLVAIATPAEYVRNPLRVFELDFEENLRIVRYCAKYGKRIIFPSTSEVYGMCGENEFDEEHSKLVLGPIHKQRWIYSCSKQLLDRVIWAYGATRGLQFTLIRPFNWIGPRLDNLESARIGSSRVITKLILNLVEGTPINLVDGGRQKRCFTDVKDGIECLFRIIENCDNCCDNRIFNIGNPNNEASIHDLAQLLTDRFEQHPLRPNFPPLAGMQAVESREFYGSGYEDIQHRRPSTRLANRLLGWEPKISLHQSVEETLDYFLQQALENSR; this is encoded by the coding sequence ATGAAAACTGTTATACTTGCCTATCATAATATCGGCTGCGCAGGCATCAGGGCACTCGCCAGGCATGGTTTTGATATCCAGGCCGTTTTTACCCACAAAGATGACAACAGGGAAAACATCTGGTTTGACTCCGTCGTGGAAACTGCAGTGGAAAAAAGCCTTCCCGTCTACGCACCGGACAATATTAACCATCCTCTCTGGGTTGAGCGAATCAGGAAAATGTCTCCGGATATTATTTTTTCCTTCTATTATCGCACCCTGCTCTGCAAAGAAATTCTTGCCCTGCCATCGAAGGGCTGTATCAATCTGCACGGCTCTCTTCTACCCCGCTACAGGGGACGATGTCCGGTAAACTGGGTCCTTATCAACGGGGAAGAAAAGACAGGAGTCACCCTCCACTATATGGAACGACAGCCGGACCGGGGTGATATTATCGCCAGAGAAGAGGTGGCGATTTCCCGCGGAGATACTGCCTTTACCCTCCATGGTAAGCTGACGAAAGCAGCGACACACCTGCTGGATAAAACGCTTCCCCTCATCAGCCGGGATCAGATTACCGCCACTCCACAGGAAAGTGCAGACGCCTCATATTTTGGTGGCCGCGGGCCCACCGATGGAGAAATAGACTGGCGAAAAACCGGAGAAGAAATCTACAATCTCATCCGGGCTGTAACCAGGCCATACCCTGGTGCTTTCAGTTATCTGGGCGACCGCAAGGTCCTGTTCTGGACGGTAAGCGTTGCAGACAAACAGCCTCTGAACTCAGCAGGAACTGTTCTTTCAACAACTCCCCTGCGAATCGCCTGCGGTGATGGCTCGCTTGTCGTCCACACAGGCCAGACTGAAAAGGGACTGTATGTGAGCGGTAACCAGCTCGCCGAGGAGTTGGGGCTGGCCGTTGGAATGAAATTTGGCAGAAAGATATCCCCCGGCAACAATGAAAAAAAGAAAAAACATGTCCTCATCCTCGGAGCAGACGGCTTTATCGGTAACCACCTGAGTGAACGCCTGCTGGCAAGCGGACGCTACGAGGTACATGCCATGGATCTGGAAAATAAATCCATCAACAGGCTGCAGGGTGTTCCTGGTTTTCATTTCAGTGAGGGCGATATTTCAATACACCGGGAATGGATTGAATACCATGTAAGAAAATGTGATATCATCCTGCCCCTGGTTGCAATCGCCACCCCGGCTGAATATGTCCGTAACCCGCTCCGGGTCTTTGAGCTTGATTTTGAAGAAAATCTACGTATCGTGCGCTACTGCGCAAAATACGGCAAACGGATCATCTTCCCCTCAACTTCGGAAGTCTACGGTATGTGTGGGGAAAATGAATTTGATGAAGAGCATTCAAAACTCGTGCTGGGGCCGATCCACAAGCAGCGATGGATCTATTCCTGCAGCAAGCAACTTCTTGACCGGGTTATCTGGGCATACGGAGCAACCAGGGGATTGCAGTTTACTCTTATCCGACCATTCAACTGGATAGGTCCCCGTCTGGACAACCTGGAATCGGCCCGAATCGGCAGTTCCCGCGTCATTACAAAACTAATTCTCAACCTGGTAGAAGGCACGCCCATCAACCTGGTGGATGGAGGCAGACAGAAACGATGCTTTACTGATGTAAAAGACGGTATAGAATGCCTCTTCAGGATTATCGAAAATTGTGACAACTGCTGCGACAACCGTATCTTCAATATAGGCAATCCCAATAATGAAGCCAGTATTCATGATCTGGCTCAACTGCTGACGGACAGATTCGAACAGCACCCGCTGCGACCAAACTTTCCTCCCCTGGCAGGAATGCAGGCGGTGGAGAGCAGGGAATTCTATGGCTCCGGCTACGAGGATATCCAGCACAGAAGGCCGTCAACCCGTTTGGCAAACCGTCTTCTTGGCTGGGAACCCAAAATTTCCCTCCACCAGTCTGTTGAAGAAACCCTTGACTATTTTCTCCAGCAGGCACTGGAAAATTCAAGATAA
- a CDS encoding aminotransferase class I/II-fold pyridoxal phosphate-dependent enzyme, translated as MQKGFLPFSRPSISNDDISAVVEVLQSGWLTTGSRCQEFEKTFRHYCGCREAVALSSATAGMHLLLRALEIGPGDEVITPSMTWVSTVNMIVCSGATVVFADIDRDTLMTGIEHVEPLVSEKTKLIIPVHFTGAAVDLAPLRKLAAFRGITLAEDAAHAAGTEYNGEKIGRRGTAIFSFHPTKNITCGEGGMVCSDDDRLIQSIRRLRFHGLEEDAFDRKTQGRQPWAEVVEPGFKYNLTDISAALGLHQLRQLDTFIQHRKTLADHYLNLLHEVDEIIPLQIQPSTSRHAWHLFVIRLTPERMTMDRDTFMTEMARRNIGTGLHFRAVHEHEYYRRIYPNAAEALPATEWNSSRICSLPLFPGMKIEDVEHVVSTLKEVLTQ; from the coding sequence ATGCAAAAAGGATTCCTCCCTTTCTCCAGACCGTCAATTAGTAACGACGACATATCAGCCGTAGTTGAAGTATTGCAGAGCGGATGGCTCACAACAGGAAGCAGATGCCAGGAATTTGAAAAAACATTCCGGCACTATTGCGGGTGCAGAGAGGCAGTTGCCCTTTCCTCGGCCACCGCCGGAATGCACCTTCTGCTGCGTGCTCTGGAAATAGGCCCTGGAGATGAAGTGATCACCCCTTCGATGACCTGGGTTTCCACTGTAAATATGATCGTCTGCAGTGGAGCAACAGTGGTTTTTGCCGATATTGACCGGGATACACTGATGACCGGAATTGAGCATGTCGAACCTCTTGTTTCAGAGAAAACAAAGCTGATCATTCCCGTTCATTTCACGGGTGCGGCCGTCGACCTTGCCCCCCTTCGTAAACTTGCCGCTTTCCGCGGAATCACACTTGCGGAGGATGCAGCCCATGCTGCAGGAACTGAATACAACGGTGAAAAAATCGGCAGAAGAGGAACGGCGATCTTCTCATTCCACCCGACAAAGAACATTACATGCGGAGAAGGCGGCATGGTCTGTTCCGATGATGACAGACTGATACAATCCATCCGCCGACTCAGGTTCCATGGCCTGGAAGAGGATGCCTTTGATCGAAAAACCCAGGGAAGGCAACCATGGGCCGAGGTGGTTGAACCTGGATTTAAATACAACCTGACCGATATTTCAGCAGCACTTGGGCTGCACCAACTCCGCCAACTGGACACCTTCATACAACACAGAAAAACCCTGGCAGATCATTACCTGAACCTGCTGCATGAAGTGGATGAAATCATCCCCCTGCAGATCCAGCCCTCCACCAGCCGTCATGCCTGGCATCTTTTCGTGATCAGGCTCACTCCTGAACGAATGACAATGGACAGGGATACGTTCATGACAGAGATGGCCCGGCGTAATATTGGCACAGGCCTCCATTTTCGCGCTGTCCATGAACATGAATATTACCGCAGGATCTACCCCAACGCTGCCGAGGCACTTCCAGCAACGGAATGGAACTCTTCCAGAATATGCTCCCTGCCACTCTTTCCTGGAATGAAAATCGAAGACGTGGAACATGTGGTTTCAACTCTCAAGGAGGTTCTGACTCAATGA
- a CDS encoding response regulator transcription factor yields MRILIIDDEPELIHQIRQILLKQRYTVDMAYDGEEALERIFVDSYDLILLDIMLPKLDGYSVINEMRRENVKTPVLMLTAKGMTEDKIKGLDMGADDYLTKPFSMGELLARIRVLLRRGNDLASSVLQKDKIRINTASREVFLDDNPVSLTPKEFLILEFLLYNMNRAVSRFNIAEHVWGEEFDTYSMSNNIDVHIKNLRRKINDPGGQVIRTVRGVGYMIKDDSQ; encoded by the coding sequence ATGCGAATACTTATCATTGATGATGAACCCGAGCTGATTCACCAGATCAGGCAGATTCTGCTCAAACAGCGCTATACCGTTGATATGGCTTATGATGGAGAGGAAGCCCTGGAACGGATTTTTGTTGATTCCTATGACCTTATCCTGCTGGATATCATGCTGCCGAAACTGGATGGATATTCGGTTATCAATGAAATGCGGCGGGAGAATGTAAAAACACCGGTACTGATGCTTACGGCAAAAGGGATGACTGAAGACAAAATCAAGGGGCTTGACATGGGGGCCGATGATTACTTGACCAAACCGTTTTCCATGGGAGAACTGCTTGCCAGGATCCGTGTCCTCCTGCGACGGGGAAATGACCTTGCCTCCTCAGTTCTGCAGAAGGATAAGATCAGGATTAACACGGCTTCAAGGGAGGTTTTTCTTGATGACAATCCCGTCAGTCTTACCCCGAAAGAATTTCTGATTCTTGAGTTTCTCCTGTACAATATGAACAGGGCCGTATCCCGGTTTAATATTGCCGAACATGTCTGGGGTGAGGAGTTTGATACCTACAGCATGTCTAATAATATCGATGTCCATATCAAGAATCTCCGCAGAAAAATCAATGATCCCGGAGGACAGGTGATTCGAACCGTGAGGGGTGTGGGGTATATGATCAAGGATGATTCCCAGTGA
- a CDS encoding IS110 family RNA-guided transposase has product MNSITIGMDLGDKTNFVCIVGDRGTILLSKFIDNNVESIRKFFRKYKRTTVAIEAGTHSPWMSRLLSSMGCNVLVGNPRKLRAIWESDCKTDQRDAEMLARIARFDPNLLYPIQHKGEQVQADLALLHSRDLLVRTRSSQINHVRGIVKSFGERLPSCSTECFHKKAISHIPQQLQLGLGPVLILIAQLNKQIKALDKEIESISSERYPETELLRRVKGVGPITALAFVLTVEDPGRFGKSRQIGPYLGLTPRRDQSGETDKQLRITKAGSPFLRKLLINSAQYILGPFGEDCNLQRFGLRLASRGGKNARRKAVVAVGRKLAILLHRLWKYGEIYDPVYKRNVLSRRKAA; this is encoded by the coding sequence ATGAACAGTATAACAATTGGAATGGATTTAGGCGATAAAACAAATTTTGTTTGTATTGTGGGTGACAGAGGTACCATCCTGCTGAGTAAATTTATAGACAACAATGTAGAATCCATAAGAAAATTTTTTAGGAAATATAAAAGAACTACGGTCGCTATTGAAGCGGGAACTCATTCCCCATGGATGAGTAGACTCCTGAGCTCCATGGGCTGCAATGTTTTAGTGGGGAACCCAAGAAAACTACGTGCAATATGGGAGAGTGATTGTAAGACAGATCAGCGAGATGCTGAAATGCTTGCAAGGATAGCACGATTCGATCCCAATTTGCTTTATCCGATACAACATAAAGGTGAACAGGTACAAGCGGATCTTGCACTATTGCACTCAAGAGATTTATTGGTGAGAACCCGCTCCAGTCAGATTAATCATGTTCGTGGCATTGTAAAATCCTTTGGTGAGCGGTTACCAAGTTGTAGCACAGAATGTTTTCATAAAAAGGCTATATCCCATATTCCTCAACAGTTGCAGCTTGGCCTTGGACCTGTACTGATACTCATTGCACAGCTTAACAAACAAATTAAAGCTTTGGATAAAGAAATCGAGAGTATTAGCAGTGAGCGGTATCCTGAGACAGAGTTGCTCAGGCGAGTGAAAGGAGTCGGTCCTATAACAGCTCTGGCATTTGTGTTGACGGTTGAAGATCCTGGTAGATTTGGAAAAAGCAGACAGATTGGCCCATATCTCGGGCTGACACCTCGTCGCGATCAATCTGGAGAGACAGATAAACAGCTTCGAATAACCAAAGCTGGCAGTCCGTTTTTACGAAAGCTATTGATAAATTCGGCGCAATATATTCTTGGCCCATTTGGAGAGGACTGTAACCTGCAACGTTTTGGTTTACGTCTGGCATCTAGAGGCGGGAAAAATGCAAGACGTAAAGCTGTAGTGGCAGTGGGAAGGAAACTAGCAATACTCCTACATCGTCTGTGGAAATATGGAGAAATATATGACCCGGTTTACAAACGTAACGTTTTATCAAGAAGAAAGGCAGCATGA
- a CDS encoding phospholipid carrier-dependent glycosyltransferase — MTRNAFSFLLLFLFIGLYLAPLGQRPLIIPDETRYAEIPREMVATGDWTVPRINGGRYFEKPVLGYWLTAISLTVFGENNFAVRFPQAASTGLTALLVFLLCMQVKRNDTWFPWLAALIYLTSLSVLGIGTFAVLDPLFSFFLSGCLILFFLAAEKIPGSNSERIFLFAAGILAGLAFLTKGFLACAIPVLVVAPYLLIRKRPRDMVRMVWIPILGAVLVSLPWCIRIYLREPDFWHFFFWNEHIRRFLSENAQHRHPFWIFAASLPGMFLPWTLLFPSALIGLRKKQWKNWAEYRLYLFCCCWFFLPFLFFSLSKGKLVTYILPCFPPLAVLFALGLDHILRNRRIKHFFQHSVAIAALLVFLALVTLVELYFFWPENYSLFRHTYQWLLLGSTFSVMLILLFVTFRAKNMLKKTVLFSFAFTILFVMVNFTLPDLTLQRKAPGELIRRNARFIKPDTFVLAGEQAVRAVCWYLKRHDVLMIERAGELRYGLKYEDSNRSLLSPHEAAMLIKKHPGRVVLIADTNQYKQWKHLLPSPVSIDSNGKEGYLLLTY; from the coding sequence ATGACACGTAACGCATTTTCTTTTCTGCTGCTCTTTCTTTTTATTGGACTCTACCTGGCACCACTGGGCCAACGCCCGCTGATTATTCCCGATGAAACCCGGTATGCGGAAATACCAAGAGAAATGGTGGCGACCGGCGACTGGACAGTACCCAGGATTAACGGTGGCAGATACTTTGAAAAACCGGTATTAGGCTATTGGCTGACGGCCATTTCCCTGACGGTTTTTGGAGAAAACAACTTTGCCGTCCGTTTTCCCCAGGCCGCGTCAACAGGCTTGACCGCACTGCTTGTCTTCCTGCTCTGCATGCAGGTAAAACGAAACGATACATGGTTTCCATGGCTTGCAGCACTGATATACCTTACTTCCCTCAGTGTCCTGGGAATCGGAACCTTTGCCGTGCTGGACCCGCTGTTTTCCTTTTTTCTCAGCGGTTGCCTTATCCTTTTTTTTCTTGCTGCAGAAAAGATTCCCGGCTCCAATTCAGAAAGAATTTTTCTGTTTGCAGCAGGAATATTGGCCGGTCTGGCCTTTTTGACCAAAGGATTTCTTGCCTGCGCGATCCCTGTTCTTGTGGTTGCTCCCTACCTGCTGATCCGTAAACGTCCCCGTGACATGGTGCGAATGGTCTGGATACCGATCCTTGGAGCCGTCCTGGTCAGCCTGCCCTGGTGTATACGTATCTATCTCAGGGAACCTGACTTCTGGCATTTTTTCTTCTGGAACGAACATATCCGCCGTTTTCTCTCGGAGAATGCCCAGCATCGCCATCCGTTCTGGATCTTTGCAGCATCACTGCCGGGAATGTTCCTGCCCTGGACATTGCTGTTTCCTTCCGCCCTCATCGGCCTGCGAAAAAAACAGTGGAAGAACTGGGCTGAATACCGATTGTATCTCTTCTGCTGCTGCTGGTTTTTCCTGCCGTTTCTCTTTTTTTCCCTCTCCAAAGGAAAACTTGTTACCTACATCCTGCCATGCTTTCCACCCCTGGCTGTTCTTTTTGCCCTCGGACTCGATCACATCCTGCGCAACAGACGGATAAAGCATTTTTTTCAACACAGTGTCGCCATTGCCGCACTGCTTGTCTTCCTGGCCCTTGTGACACTTGTTGAACTTTATTTTTTCTGGCCGGAAAATTATTCCCTGTTTCGCCATACCTATCAATGGCTGTTACTCGGCAGCACATTTTCCGTCATGCTCATACTGTTGTTTGTCACCTTTCGAGCCAAAAACATGCTTAAAAAGACTGTGCTGTTTTCTTTCGCGTTTACGATACTGTTTGTAATGGTCAACTTCACTCTTCCCGACCTCACCCTCCAGAGAAAAGCACCGGGAGAACTCATTCGCCGAAATGCCCGTTTCATAAAACCAGACACTTTTGTGCTTGCGGGCGAACAGGCAGTACGGGCGGTCTGCTGGTATCTGAAGCGACATGATGTTTTAATGATTGAACGTGCGGGAGAACTGCGATACGGCCTGAAATATGAAGACAGCAACCGGTCATTACTGAGTCCACATGAGGCCGCAATGCTGATCAAAAAACATCCCGGCCGGGTCGTGCTGATTGCGGATACCAACCAGTACAAACAATGGAAACACCTCCTTCCTTCTCCTGTTTCCATCGACTCCAACGGAAAAGAGGGCTATCTGCTTCTCACCTATTAA
- a CDS encoding ABC-F family ATP-binding cassette domain-containing protein gives MLSVNNLDLRYGKKHLFKNVSVQVHSGNRIGLVGVNGAGKSTLLKFMAGVSATDDGVISRSKHFTVGYLAQESDDLVSERSLYEEAKSAFASLLALQEEVEQLHEKMSKISPESDDFQVLLKRQGEIQHRLDDSDIYTIRGRIEKVLQGLGFSTEDLGKPVAAFSGGWQMRVKLAKMLLEAPSLLLLDEPTNHLDLESLTWVEQFLRNYKGAMVIISHDRMFLDKITEYTWEITLGRLDVYKGNYSYYVREKAERRSITKNAYDNQQAKIRQTMRFVERFRAKSTKAKQVQSRVKQLEKMELIELESDEQQIKFTFPPAPHSGRDVLLIENLSKSYSGKTVFSRVEMLLNRGDKVAVVGVNGAGKSTFMKILAGETEPDSGRLKLGANVKMSYFGQHQARELSPELTVLETMTLGGEEMTITRTRSLLGAFLFRGDDVDKKVAVLSGGEKSRLALARMIATPANCMLLDEPTNHLDMSSQEVLQEAMAQYDGTIIVVSHNRYFLDSFVNKVLEVKDGGMVLYEGNVSEYLRRREEEQAAEESREDKGGRRKKTDESKESRKEKKRIEAERRQKRSRKAGPWLKKVAEAEKEVEKLEAEKQALEERMADPGLYSDENGWAEAGREYEACKRRLDRWYERWETAQEKIDEIDRELGTG, from the coding sequence ATGTTGTCAGTAAATAATCTGGACTTGAGGTATGGCAAGAAACATCTCTTTAAAAATGTATCGGTGCAGGTGCACAGCGGTAATCGTATTGGTCTCGTGGGAGTGAACGGAGCCGGCAAATCGACCCTTTTAAAATTTATGGCGGGTGTTTCAGCAACCGATGACGGGGTGATCAGCCGCTCAAAGCATTTTACCGTTGGTTACCTGGCCCAGGAATCTGATGATCTGGTGTCTGAAAGATCCCTCTATGAAGAGGCGAAGAGTGCCTTTGCTTCCCTGCTGGCTTTGCAGGAAGAGGTTGAACAGCTCCATGAGAAGATGAGCAAAATATCGCCGGAATCAGATGATTTCCAGGTACTGCTCAAACGGCAGGGGGAGATTCAGCACCGCCTTGATGACAGCGATATATATACAATCCGCGGCAGGATAGAAAAAGTGCTTCAGGGGCTTGGGTTCTCTACGGAGGATCTGGGAAAGCCGGTGGCCGCTTTCTCCGGTGGCTGGCAGATGCGGGTGAAGCTGGCCAAGATGCTTTTGGAAGCGCCCTCCCTTCTGCTGCTGGATGAACCGACCAATCACCTTGATCTTGAGTCCCTCACATGGGTGGAGCAGTTTCTGCGAAATTACAAAGGGGCCATGGTCATTATTTCCCATGACAGGATGTTTCTCGATAAGATTACTGAATATACATGGGAGATTACCCTGGGTCGCCTGGATGTGTACAAGGGTAATTACAGTTACTACGTAAGGGAAAAGGCCGAGCGCCGGAGTATTACAAAAAACGCCTACGACAACCAGCAGGCAAAGATTCGCCAGACCATGCGTTTTGTTGAGCGCTTTCGGGCCAAGTCCACCAAGGCAAAACAGGTACAGAGTCGGGTGAAGCAGTTGGAGAAGATGGAGTTGATTGAACTGGAAAGTGATGAGCAGCAGATAAAATTCACCTTTCCTCCAGCGCCTCATTCAGGTCGGGATGTGCTGTTGATTGAAAATTTAAGTAAAAGTTATAGCGGAAAGACTGTCTTTTCCAGGGTGGAGATGCTGCTTAACCGTGGTGACAAGGTGGCTGTGGTTGGAGTGAACGGTGCCGGAAAGTCGACCTTTATGAAGATTCTGGCCGGAGAAACTGAGCCGGACAGCGGCAGATTGAAGCTGGGGGCAAACGTGAAAATGTCCTATTTCGGCCAGCACCAGGCACGGGAACTGTCTCCTGAGCTCACCGTCCTTGAGACCATGACCCTTGGGGGTGAAGAGATGACCATCACCCGCACGCGTTCCCTGCTTGGCGCTTTTCTCTTCCGGGGCGATGATGTGGACAAGAAGGTGGCGGTGCTTTCCGGGGGAGAAAAAAGCCGCCTTGCCCTGGCCCGGATGATCGCCACCCCGGCAAACTGTATGCTGCTGGATGAACCGACCAATCACCTGGACATGAGTTCTCAGGAGGTGCTGCAGGAGGCCATGGCCCAGTATGACGGTACTATTATCGTCGTTTCCCATAACCGATATTTTCTCGACAGCTTTGTAAATAAGGTGCTGGAGGTAAAAGATGGTGGAATGGTTCTCTACGAGGGAAATGTTTCCGAATACCTGCGGCGCAGGGAGGAGGAACAGGCGGCAGAAGAAAGCAGGGAGGACAAGGGTGGCAGGCGGAAAAAAACGGATGAGTCAAAGGAATCCAGAAAAGAGAAAAAGCGAATTGAGGCGGAGCGCAGACAAAAGCGCAGCAGAAAGGCCGGTCCCTGGCTGAAAAAGGTGGCGGAAGCCGAAAAAGAGGTGGAAAAACTGGAGGCGGAAAAACAGGCGTTGGAAGAGCGCATGGCCGATCCCGGACTCTATTCGGATGAAAACGGCTGGGCCGAGGCGGGTCGGGAGTATGAGGCCTGCAAGCGTCGCCTGGACCGCTGGTATGAGCGATGGGAAACGGCCCAGGAGAAGATTGATGAGATCGACCGGGAGCTGGGCACTGGTTAA